In Hevea brasiliensis isolate MT/VB/25A 57/8 chromosome 13, ASM3005281v1, whole genome shotgun sequence, a single genomic region encodes these proteins:
- the LOC131172185 gene encoding uncharacterized protein LOC131172185, protein MSSRSEMSLAQSEDVSGDAVVMCRHGLRASIYTSWTLRNPGRRFSRCGYREGNDCNFFQWYDPSSHGLEKEILTYLLRQRNTFKEKVKGLEELNNTIIERLALMKEKCERLESLSTELKNKVEVLSKSEKMYESYLKINVKNDSGIGLFMLA, encoded by the exons ATGTCGTCTAGAAGTGAAATGTCGCTTGCTCAAAGTGAAGATGTTTCTGGTGATGCGGTCGTGATGTGCAGACATGGATTGAGAGCTTCAATTTATACATCATGGACATTGCGTAATCCAGGGAGAAGGTTTTCCAGATGTGGATATCGGGAG GGGAATGATTGCAACTTCTTCCAATGGTATGATCCTTCGTCTCATGGCCTTGAGAAGGAAATCCTTACTTATTTGTTGAGACAGAGAAATACATTCAAGGAGAAAGTTAAAGGCTTGGAGGAGCTAAATAACACTATAATTGAACGATTGGCGCTGATGAAGGAGAAGTGTGAACGCTTGGAATCACTTAGTACTGAATTGAAAAATAAAGTTGAAGTGTTATCAAAGTCAGAAAAAATGTATGAAA GCTATTTGAAAATTAATGTCAAGAATGACAGTGGTATTGGGTTGTTTATGTTGGCATGA
- the LOC110635635 gene encoding auxin-responsive protein IAA31 codes for MMELQLGLALPTDTIKGLDLNSYVFDPNKDAARSSRQLIIMNQGMVHPWLSTGTNSAAAAAEDDDFISNHQKRSFYDAFEEIYDMPRTLPLLLWSKQPNEEEDDERNKDHEKSFPSASNKVDGAGDGIVGWPPIKFQRRKISHRSRKSRMENDRRVDNGCADCHGRPSNSMYVKVKMEGVAIGRKIDLSLYNSFQALKHTLLGMFGICQENSSSHKLTFQDSEGDWLLADDVPWRSFIWSVQRLKLIRSSR; via the exons ATGATGGAGCTTCAACTGGGTCTCGCTCTTCCAACCGATACCATCAAGGGTTTGGACCTAAATAGCTATGTTTTCGACCCTAATAAGGATGCTGCTCGTAGCTCACGCCAATTGATAATCATGAATCAGGGTATGGTTCATCCATGGCTCTCTACAGGAACAAattctgctgctgctgctgctgaagATGATGATTTTATCAGCAACCACCAAAAACGTAGTTTTTATGATGCCTTCGAAGAGATATATGACATGCCTCGAACGTTGCCTCTTTTGCTTTGGAGTAAACAGCCTAACGAGGAAGAAGATGACGAACGTAATAAAGATCATGAGAAAAGCTTCCCTTCTGCTTCGAACAA AGTTGATGGAGCTGGTGATGGAATAGTAGGGTGGCCACCGATTAAGTTCCAAAGGAGGAAGATTAGCCACCGGAGTAGAAAAAGTCGAATGGAGAACGATCGGAGGGTGGACAATGGGTGTGCAGATTGTCATGGTAGACCATCAAATTCCATGTACGTTAAGGTGAAGATGGAAGGAGTAGCCATAGGAAGGAAAATAGACCTAAGCCTCTATAATTCTTTTCAAGCTCTTAAACACACCTTGCTTGGCATGTTTGGGATAT GTCAAGAAAATTCGTCCAGCCATAAGCTGACATTTCAGGACAGCGAAGGTGACTGGCTACTTGCTGATGATGTCCCATGGAG AAGTTTCATTTGGTCTGTCCAACGCCTAAAATTGATAAGGAGCAGCAGGTGA